The DNA region GGCCATGTGCGCCGTGAGGTCCGCTTCCTGCCCCGCCTTCGGCGTAAGCTCCCGCGACGGGCGACTGGAGTGCCGGATCATCCCCGGGGAGGACGGGATCCTGGGGGCGGTGGTGCGGCTCAACGTGAGGGACAGGGCCTTCCGGAGGGCCATGAGGGACCTTGCCTTTCAGCGGCGGCTCACGGGGCTGGTGGAGCAGGACCCGGGGACCCTCATGCTGGTCCTGGACGGGGATGGCCGGGTGTTGAGGGCCAACGGGGCGGCGGGGGACCTCTTCAGGGGCTCCCCGGTGGGGCGCTACGCCTGGGAGATGGGGTCCCCCCATCAGGCGGCCACCCTCAGGGAGGCCATCTCCAAGGGGGACGGTACGGTCCACCTCACCTGCCCGACAAGGGACCGGGTGCGCCACCTGGTGGTCCGGATAAGATCCATGGGCTCCGGGGATGGGGCCAGGACCCTGGTCCTCTGGGGGCACGACGTGACGGAGCTGATACAGGCCAGGGATGAGGCGGACGTCTTCCGCTCCGCGTTGGACCAGTTCTCCCAGAGCGTATGCATCACAAACCCCTTGGGGCCATAACCTACGTGAACCGGGCCTTCGAGGAGATGTATGGATATACACAACAGGAGGCGCTTGGGAAGAACCCCCGGATCCTTAACCCCGGTCTTCAGGTCTACCTTGATCATGGCATATCCCAGGAGGATTACCGACGAAGGTTCCAGGGGATGTGGGATATGGTCCTGGACCCGTCGGTGGGCCGCTGGGAGGGGGAGGTCATAAACCGCCGGAAGGACGGGTCTCTGGTTTGGGTGCAGCTCATCGTCAGCGCCATAAGAGGCAGGGATGGGGATCTCAAGGCCATAATGGGCATCCCGGTGGATCTGACCGCCCAGCGCGAGAGGGCGGAGCAGTTGCTGCTGGAGGCCTACCGGGCCATCGTCCTCATAGGGGAGATGAGGGACGAGGAGACCGGGGAGCACTTGATCCGAATAGGGAGCTACTGCCGGATCCTGGGGGAGGCCATGGGGCTCTCGGACCGGGTCTGCCGGGACCTGGAGATCTTTTCCCAGTTCCACGACATAGGCAAGGTGGGGATCCCGGACAGCATCCTGCTGGCGCCTCGAAAGCTGGACCCCCACGAGTTCGAGCTGATGAAGCGTCACACCATCATGGGATACCAGATCTTGAAGGGGAAGGGAAGCCTGGCCATGGGGGCGGAGATAGCTTTGAACCACCACGAGCGTTGGGACGGCTCCGGCTACCCCCAGGGGCTCGAAGGGGAACGGATCCCCCTGTCGGCCCGGATAACCGCCGTGGCGGACGTGTACGACGCCCTTCGGAGCCGCCGCCCCTACAAGGAGCCCATTGAACACCGGGAGGTGGTGGACTACATCCTGAGCGGCTCCGGCTCCCAGTTCGACCCCCGGGTGGTGGAGGCCTTCAATGCGGTCCACCTGGAGATGGCGGAGGTGTTCCGCCTCACCCAGTCGATCCCGGTGGAGCGGGGGTGATGGTTTGGACCTGTCGTTGGTGACCCAGCTGAAACGGCAGCTGGAACTGGCCCAGTCCATGGCGGCCGCCTGCGCCAAGGGGGCGCAGCTGTTGTCCCGGCACCTCCGGGGCTGGACGGTGGGGATGTACCTCCCGAGGAACGGGGTGCCCGGGTCCTTCATCTGGGTTGACGTCTCCGGCGTTAGGGGCCTCGTGGATCACCCGCTGGTCCGCCGGGCCTTCGAGTCCTCGGGGGCGGTGTGCGGTGAGTGGTGCGGGGGGACCGGCTGGGCGCTTCCCCTTTCCTGGGCGGGGGAGGTCCTTGGAGTCCTCCTGGTGGCGGGGGAGGCGGGGTGCGAGCTGGGCTTCGAGGAGGCCCAGCTGGTGGAGGTTGCCGCATCGCTGCTGGCGGCGGCGCTGGTCTCCCTGCGGCTGAAGGAGCAGATCCAGCGGGAGGCGTCCCTGGCCCGGTTGAGGGAGGGGGCGCTTAACCTGAGGGTGGCCATGGGGGAGAGCCTGGCCAGGCTATTCATCCGCCTGGCGGAGGAGCCCACCGTGGAGGGGCTCTTCCGGCTGGTGGTGGATGGGCTCCTGGAGATGGGCTACCAGGTGGCTTCCGTGGTGTCCCGGTCCAGCCGGGAGGGCCCCATGGAGTTCCGATGCAACCGGGGAAGCCCCGTCTCGGCGGCGGAGGTGAACTACCTTATCGAGGCGGGCCTTGGCCTGGTTGGCCGGGTGATGAGCACCGGCCAGGCGTACCTCTGCGAGGACTCCCTAACCGACCAGGTGGTGGTCAGGACCGAGGGGGATATAAGAAGCGAGCTGGGGGTCCCTATGTGGGGTTTGGATGGCCACATGTGGGGGATGATCCGGGTGGGCAAGAGACAGCCCCGGTCGCTCAATCTGGAACGGGATGGGAAATTGCTGGAGGCGCTCGGGGCCTTTCTGGCGCTTCGGATAGAGCGGAACGAGATGATATGCAGTTTGAGGCGTGAGCTGGACAGGACCCGTCTGCTTCACCGGGTTGTCCAGGACCTTCAGGGGGCGGTGGATCTGGAGGACCTGGCCCAGCGGGTGGTGGCCTCCCTGTCTGCCCAGGCGGGCTACGATCTCGTGGAGTTCTACCAGGTCCAGGATGGGGATCCGGAGCTGCTAATA from Thermanaerovibrio acidaminovorans DSM 6589 includes:
- a CDS encoding HD domain-containing phosphohydrolase; this encodes MHHKPLGAITYVNRAFEEMYGYTQQEALGKNPRILNPGLQVYLDHGISQEDYRRRFQGMWDMVLDPSVGRWEGEVINRRKDGSLVWVQLIVSAIRGRDGDLKAIMGIPVDLTAQRERAEQLLLEAYRAIVLIGEMRDEETGEHLIRIGSYCRILGEAMGLSDRVCRDLEIFSQFHDIGKVGIPDSILLAPRKLDPHEFELMKRHTIMGYQILKGKGSLAMGAEIALNHHERWDGSGYPQGLEGERIPLSARITAVADVYDALRSRRPYKEPIEHREVVDYILSGSGSQFDPRVVEAFNAVHLEMAEVFRLTQSIPVERG
- a CDS encoding sensor domain-containing diguanylate cyclase translates to MDLSLVTQLKRQLELAQSMAAACAKGAQLLSRHLRGWTVGMYLPRNGVPGSFIWVDVSGVRGLVDHPLVRRAFESSGAVCGEWCGGTGWALPLSWAGEVLGVLLVAGEAGCELGFEEAQLVEVAASLLAAALVSLRLKEQIQREASLARLREGALNLRVAMGESLARLFIRLAEEPTVEGLFRLVVDGLLEMGYQVASVVSRSSREGPMEFRCNRGSPVSAAEVNYLIEAGLGLVGRVMSTGQAYLCEDSLTDQVVVRTEGDIRSELGVPMWGLDGHMWGMIRVGKRQPRSLNLERDGKLLEALGAFLALRIERNEMICSLRRELDRTRLLHRVVQDLQGAVDLEDLAQRVVASLSAQAGYDLVEFYQVQDGDPELLIVGSSVITREEMLPCSIRLKEAGGGLVSKILQTQRLTVHRCSSEDGYLSFSDRSPAQQLDVPIFVMGRMRGVISVESHREAFDSADIWFFETLAWHVGALWEGMEHLHLLELQSFKDPLTGLWNRKYLEARLEEELRRSARSGQAVCIAMVDLSNFKAVNDTYGHEVGDRVLAEVARALSASVRSCDVLVRYGGDEFVVFSPGAGERELEGLLSRVRASMEEMKLCSVGGISFDYGVTCFSPDENIMDAIARADGIMYLRKRGGR
- a CDS encoding PAS domain-containing protein, with translation MEELLMRALSASGEPVAVIRRDGSVVFVSDPMGAYLKVDPLRARGMRCEELFGEDLCSLAMCAVRSASCPAFGVSSRDGRLECRIIPGEDGILGAVVRLNVRDRAFRRAMRDLAFQRRLTGLVEQDPGTLMLVLDGDGRVLRANGAAGDLFRGSPVGRYAWEMGSPHQAATLREAISKGDGTVHLTCPTRDRVRHLVVRIRSMGSGDGARTLVLWGHDVTELIQARDEADVFRSALDQFSQSVCITNPLGP